The proteins below are encoded in one region of Nilaparvata lugens isolate BPH chromosome X, ASM1435652v1, whole genome shotgun sequence:
- the LOC111049436 gene encoding serine proteinase stubble isoform X3, protein MGEVTSKNSKKFTILSLNEKLLPGPPVSSRFMVKFDRRHGIPELTTIRLNGQKICPPDPDFAIEPVTQNERPIIERPNKVTGNNYGSGSSNSGGTYSSSGDTYSNSGATFSNSGGSYSNSNDRTSTTNRYSGGNSYNTKASTTTERYNSGASNSRPTYNQGSSHTSAEHKPPSRTSTTSTERTYSGSGRPSTHTSSKEDTVQMSYGGSSNTNKKPQTQSTSSGHKPTHTSSQHSGEVYSSSGHKPTHTSSQHSGESTSGSSSNKKTQTSSSTHTILHNVNTNTNHSPSNTNSNKQTKPSSSSNWETNTQSNVKRTTADSNSNRKPDNSWESNTKYTQTSTSQVNKPQSNQRPLVEQETGLSFISECGLVDDQVATYLQSAPVPLITNGRQTTQGQWPWHIALYRTTGPESNYICGGTLITANVVLTAAHCVFNKYDGRPVDPSNLVIYLGKYHLNQYSDDSGVQLKQVREMRVHPDYSSVSYAADIAILILTSPTEYTTFVRPCCLWRSPLQSVEGKTGTVVGWGFDENKQVSQELKMAEMPVVSQRTCIESYRDFFERYASNRTYCAGSRTGVSACNGDSGGGMVFSLGSRWYLRGIVSIAVPKDNKICDPNHFIIFTDVAKYITWINENI, encoded by the exons ACTTTGCCATCGAACCAGTAACTCAAAACGAAAGACCAATCATAGAGAGGCCAAACAAAGTGACAGGGAACAACTACGGCAGTGGGTCAAGCAACAGCGGTGGAACTTACAGCAGTTCTGGTGATACCTACAGTAATTCTGGTGCCACTTTCAGTAACTCGGGAGGTAGCTACAGCAATAGTAATGATAGAACATCGACTACCAATCGTTATTCAGGAGGTAATAGTTACAATACTAAAGCTAGCACTACAACTGAACGTTACAATAGTGGTGCTAGCAACAGTAGACCAACTTATAATCAAGGATCTTCTCATACTAGTGCGGAACACAAGCCACCGAGTAGGACATCTACTACTTCCACAGAACGCACCTACTCTGGCAGTGGTAGACCCTCCACTCACACCAGTAGTAAAGAAGATACAGTCCAGATGAGCTACGGTGGAAGCAGTAACACCAATAAGAAACCGCAAACTCAGAGTACGAGCTCTGGACATAAACCCACTCACACCTCATCGCAACATAGTGGTGAAGTTTACTCTAGCTCAGGTCACAAACCCACTCATACTTCATCGCAACATAGTGGTGAAAGTACTTCTGGATCATCAAGCAACAAGAAAACTCAAACCTCCAGCAGTACTCATACAATTCTTCACAATGTCAATACGAATACAAATCATTCTCCAAGTAATACAAACTCTAATAAACAAACGAAACCATCCAGTAGTTCGAATTGGGAGACTAATACTCAGTCGAACGTTAAGAGAACTACTGCAGACTCCAACTCCAACCGAAAGCCCGATAATTCGTGGGAATCCAACACAAAATACACACAAACATCAACTTCCCAAGTGAATAAGCCGCAGTCCAATCAGCGGCCATTGGTCGAGCAGGAAACAGGTCTTAG tttcatCTCAGAATGTGGTCTGGTTGATGATCAAGTGGCAACATACCTACAATCAGCTCCTGTCCCTTTGATCACGAATGGTAGGCAAACTACCCAAGGACAATGGCCATGGCATATCGCACTTTATAGAACTACTGGTCCAGAATCTAATTACATTTGCGGTGGAACCCTCATAACTGCAAATGTTGTTCTGACTG CTGCTCACTGTGTTTTCAACAAATATGATGGCCGTCCTGTGGATCCAAGTAATTTGGTGATCTATTTAGGAAAGTATCATCTCAATCAATACAGTGATGATAGTGGTGTTCAACTGAAACAG GTAAGGGAAATGAGAGTGCATCCAGATTACAGCTCTGTTAGCTACGCTGCTGACATTGCAATACTGATATTGACAAGTCCCACAGAATACACCACGTTTGTTAGGCCTTGCTGTCTTTGGAGATCACCGCTTCAATCTGTAGAAGGAAAAACTGGAACA GTGGTTGGCTGGGGATTTGACGAAAATAAACAAGTGTCACAGGAGTTGAAGATGGCAGaaatgcctgttgtttctcAAAGGACCTGTATTGAAAGTTATCGGGACTTCTTTGAAAGATATGCATCTAACAGAACTTATTGTGCTGGCTCTAGGACAG GCGTGTCTGCGTGTAATGGAGACAGTGGAGGTGGAATGGTGTTCAGCCTGGGATCAAGATGGTACTTGCGAGGAATTGTGAGCATAGCTGTACCCAAGGACAACAAGATTTGCGACCCCaatcattttatcattttcacaGATGTAGCAAAGTATATCACATGGATAAAtgagaatatataa